The Streptomyces sp. NBC_00569 genomic sequence GTGAACGTCGGGGTGAACGCCGCGTACGACCCCGAACGCTCGTGGAACTTCTACTCGTGCCTGGCCTTGGATCTAGGGCTCTAGGCCAGGGAGAGGGGCAGGTCGCGCCATGCCGCCGACGAGGGGCGTGCGTCTGTGGCGCGGGCGACAGCTCAGCGAGGTGGAAGGTGTGGACAGTCGGCGTGTGTGTGGTGGAGGTGGCGGCGCCTGGAAGCTCCTCGACGCTCCCCGACCGCTCCGACCCGGCCCAATGGCCCACACTGCGGGCGCGGTTCACGGAACGCTTCCGAAGCCGCACCCGTGACGAGTGGAGCGCCGTGTTCCACGGTACTGGCGCGTGTGTCGCCCCCGTGCTCACGCCCGACGAGGCACCTTCCCACCCTCATCTCGCTGACCGAGCCACGTTCGCCGAACTCGGCGGGGTACTCCAGCCGGCCCCGGCGCCCCGCTTCTCCCGCACGCCCGCCCAGCTCACCCGGCCCCCGGCGGCGGCCGGAACCGAGACGCGCGAAGCGCTCATGGACTGGGGAATCGAGGGCGTCGACGCACTCCTGATCTCCGGGGCTGCGCACCAGGCCTGACGCACGCCCGCCCGCCCCAGGTCCATCGTCCGTCGCCCTTCAGGTGGCGTACTTCGTCACCGTTGCCGACAACGGTGGGGTGAACCGGGCCGCAGCCGCACTGCACGTCGCCGAGTCGTCCCTCCCGCAGGCCGTCAGGAATCTGGAGAAGGACCTGAGCACCAAGTTGGTCCGGGACGCGGAGCGTGGCCGGATCGACATCGATGGGTGACTGAGCGCCGTACTGGGCCCGGTGGGTCGAGCCGAACGCAGTCAGGGGCAAGGCGTTGTCAGCTGAACCAGACGACGAGACGCACGTTGGAAGCACCATGAAGGTCGCTCAGTGTCCGCATAATGCTCCAGGCCGGGGCCCAGTGCGAGGCGTCACCCGCTACCTGCGCCCGGCTGCGAGTGCCGGAGCGGTCGGTCTCGCGCCAGTCGGCAGAGAGCAGCTCGGACCAGGTGATCCATGTGGTGCCGTGCATGTCGTCGGGTGGCCCGTAAGCCATGCATGCGGAGGTCAGGCCATCGGAGGCGTCGGTGGGGAGCCCACGGTTCTCGGTGAGGGGCCGGAAGCCGTAGGAGTTTCGGACCCCGAAGAGGCAGGCCAGCGCGTCGTAGGCGTTGCCGATGTCGAGCAGCCACAGGTCAATGGCGGTGTGCCATACAGAGTCTTCGTCGTCAGGGCCCCAGAGACGGGCACCGGGCCGACACTCGATCAATCCGCTGACCTCAGTAGACATGCCGCAATTCTGCCTGCCCTGCCGATACCGGAGTGCCTCCATTTCCCACACCTGGGCGCAAGGCGCAGCGACGGACATGTCACCTGAAGCCCGTGAGCGGGGTCGCAGGAGCGATCCGCGACTCCAAGCAGGGCAGAAATACCGTGCGCCTACGAAGGGCCTGAGACATCATCGCGAGGTGATCACTGTCCGGCCCGTCCTCGAAATCCCCAGCCGTTTGGGCTTTGACCTGTGGCCGGTCTCAGGTGCCGAGCCCTACACGTTCCTGGCGCTCGACGGTCATCTGGCGCCGGACGAGGTCGGTACGGCGGTGATGGCTCTGGCCGCTTGCAATGACGTTCATCCCACAGATGGCCTTCCGCCGCCGCCTGACGACCCACTCGGCGGCTTCCTCCATGGGCTCCTGACCATGGACCCACTGTTTGCGGCGGGCGGGCTGCAGGTGGTCGACTCCGATACCGGCACGCGCGTGGTGCCGGGGTGTTGTAGCGGCCTGGAGGACCGAGGCGACTGGTGGGAAGTTCTCGACGGGGGTGTTTCCACAGCGTGGTTCGGCCACGATCCCTCGCCTGCCGCCGAACTCCATGGCTCTATCGTCCGTCTTACCGCCGACTCCGCCGCTGACAACAGTCAGCGGATCGATGTTTCCTCCACCGAGCTCCGCCGCCTGTTGGCAGGCGTAGAAAAGGATCTTGTCGACTTCCTTGGCCTGGCCGCCGGTTGGGGCGCCGAGCATCTTCCGGATCACGCGGAGCGCCTCGGCGACGCGCTTGCTCAGGCCTTGGCAATGCCTCCGCGGAACTGAGCGCGCACTTGGCCGGTTGGGCCATGCACCGGGCTCGGTCGCAGCTGTGAGCGAGCATCCCGGTTGGCGCTTGAGCGGACGTTTTGAAGCCTCTGAGCGTCAGAACGGCTCAGGAAGTTCGCCGGGCGGGCGTTGATGCTCGCTATGGTCTGACTCGTGCCGGTTGGCTTTCTGCTGTGAGCAGCACGGTCATCGCCTGCAAAAAGCCTTCGCGCCTGTCGGTGTCCGGATGATGGGGTGGCACGGTGACCAACCATGATGAATCGGCTGCTGTGCGACCGTTGACGCCGGCTTGGGTGAACCGGCACCTGGAGGTCGGCGAGCGAATCGTCGGGACTGAGGCGCTGCGCGGCGGTATCACTGCCGAAATGCGGCGGTTGACCATCGGCACGCGGGACGGAGGCACCCGTGATCTGGTGCTGCGGACCTTCGTCGACGCGGAGCACGCCGGTGACTGGTTGAACAGGGAGGCCGGCGCCCTGACTCTGCTTCAGGAGACCGGGGTACCGGCTCCTGGACTGGTCGCGGCTGATCCGGGCGCCGCGCATTGCGAGTATCCATCGCTCCTGATGACACATCTGGCGGGCCGGCCGGTCCTCGACGATGAGGGGTTGGAGACCCGGGTCCCTCTGTTGGCCCGTCAACTCCTGGCGATCCATGCGTTGCGACCTGCGGAGCGGCCCCCGCAGTATGTGGCGCTGACGACCGCCGACACCGTCGTGACTCCGAAGGGCGCCGACGCGGGGGCATGGGCTGCGGCGATCGACGTGATCCGCCGGCCCGTGCCGACGTATGAAGGGCGATTCCTGCACCGGGATTTCCACCCCGGCAACGTGCTGTTCGACGTGCCGCCCTCACGACCGACAGGTGCCCGGATCACCGGCGTCGTCGACTGGGCGGCTACCTCCTGGGGCCCGGTGGATCTCGATGTGGCGCACTGCTCCACCAATCTCGCGCTGCTGCACGGTCCGGCGTGGGGTCTGCGGTTCGCTGAGGCGTATGAGGAGGCCGGCGGGGTGCTGGCCGCGGACGCGAGCGAGCGGCTCTACTGGCTGGTGCGGGACGGGCTGGCGATCTCGGAAGAGGTGCAGCAGGTGTCGCAGCCGTGGCGGGAGGCCGGGAGGACGGAGCTGACGACGCGAGCCGTGGAGGGGCGGCTGGATGCCTATGTCACCGCCCTGATGGACTCGCTGGGCTGAGCGATGGCGGTC encodes the following:
- a CDS encoding CoA transferase, with the protein product MAAPGSSSTLPDRSDPAQWPTLRARFTERFRSRTRDEWSAVFHGTGACVAPVLTPDEAPSHPHLADRATFAELGGVLQPAPAPRFSRTPAQLTRPPAAAGTETREALMDWGIEGVDALLISGAAHQA
- a CDS encoding phosphotransferase family protein, whose amino-acid sequence is MTNHDESAAVRPLTPAWVNRHLEVGERIVGTEALRGGITAEMRRLTIGTRDGGTRDLVLRTFVDAEHAGDWLNREAGALTLLQETGVPAPGLVAADPGAAHCEYPSLLMTHLAGRPVLDDEGLETRVPLLARQLLAIHALRPAERPPQYVALTTADTVVTPKGADAGAWAAAIDVIRRPVPTYEGRFLHRDFHPGNVLFDVPPSRPTGARITGVVDWAATSWGPVDLDVAHCSTNLALLHGPAWGLRFAEAYEEAGGVLAADASERLYWLVRDGLAISEEVQQVSQPWREAGRTELTTRAVEGRLDAYVTALMDSLG
- a CDS encoding helix-turn-helix domain-containing protein, with protein sequence MAYFVTVADNGGVNRAAAALHVAESSLPQAVRNLEKDLSTKLVRDAERGRIDIDG